In a genomic window of Roseiflexus castenholzii DSM 13941:
- a CDS encoding oligogalacturonate lyase family protein — protein sequence MSKGTVYPAEWRTFTDRHTGVRVTQLTSHKAHSHHLYFTNSGWYDNGRKLLFGSERFNRVNLYSLDLDDGRITQLTDLDQPPPPGETSFLFASVNPQRAEVYFWHGRDLIALDLQTLDERRIYRAPDRFLTNITNVTADGRYVCTGLYEDLSDRFTIDLLHGYVGFYEYWEARPLSQIVRIDVDSGVADVVFEENYWIGHVNTSPTLPDILTYCHEGPWQQVDNRIWGLNLENGRNWKIRPCAPGERVGHEYWFADGERIGYHGRTADGEPFYGCIRYDNADCIEAPFPADSTHFHSNDLSLIVGDGTRAFPWLLLWRFHHGAFEGPRAVAYHRGSFQVQITHVHPRFSPDGRQIVYVSDDSGYGNLHLIDTPDFDSLPLPAE from the coding sequence ATGAGCAAAGGGACCGTCTATCCTGCCGAATGGCGCACCTTCACCGATCGACATACCGGCGTGCGCGTCACCCAACTGACCTCCCACAAGGCGCACAGCCATCACCTCTACTTCACGAACTCTGGCTGGTATGACAACGGACGCAAACTGTTGTTTGGCTCTGAGCGCTTCAATCGCGTCAATCTCTACAGCCTCGATCTGGATGACGGGCGCATCACGCAGTTGACCGACCTGGACCAACCGCCGCCGCCGGGAGAAACATCGTTCCTGTTTGCCAGCGTCAATCCGCAGCGCGCCGAGGTCTACTTCTGGCATGGACGCGATCTGATTGCACTTGATCTCCAGACGCTCGATGAGCGGCGTATCTACCGCGCCCCTGATCGATTTCTGACCAATATCACCAACGTCACCGCCGACGGCAGATATGTTTGCACCGGTCTCTACGAAGACCTCTCGGATCGGTTCACCATCGATCTGTTGCACGGATACGTCGGGTTTTATGAGTACTGGGAGGCGCGCCCGTTATCGCAGATCGTCCGAATCGATGTGGACAGCGGCGTTGCGGATGTCGTCTTTGAAGAAAACTACTGGATCGGTCATGTCAACACGTCACCGACGCTTCCCGACATCCTCACCTATTGCCATGAAGGACCGTGGCAGCAGGTCGATAACCGCATCTGGGGTCTTAATCTAGAGAACGGTCGGAACTGGAAAATTCGTCCGTGCGCTCCCGGTGAACGGGTGGGCCATGAATACTGGTTCGCCGATGGCGAGCGAATCGGCTATCACGGACGCACTGCCGACGGTGAGCCGTTCTATGGATGCATCCGCTACGACAACGCTGATTGCATCGAAGCGCCATTCCCTGCCGACTCGACACACTTTCACAGCAACGATCTCAGCCTGATCGTCGGTGATGGAACCCGTGCATTCCCGTGGCTGTTGTTGTGGCGTTTTCACCATGGCGCATTCGAAGGACCGCGCGCCGTCGCTTATCACCGCGGGTCCTTCCAGGTGCAGATCACCCATGTCCATCCGCGCTTCAGCCCGGATGGGCGCCAGATCGTCTATGTGAGCGACGACAGCGGGTACGGTAACCTGCACCTGATCGATACGCCTGATTTCGATAGTCTGCCGCTGCCGGCGGAGTGA
- a CDS encoding flavin reductase family protein — MDVVSFVPEAMPPRDAYRLLISSVVPRPIGWASTIGADGSINLAPFSFFNAVGGPIPFVMISVSRRAGATKDTLRNVTETGEMVLNIVSEELAPQMNITSGDWAYGENEFERAGLAPAPSVDVRPPRVAAAPVAMEVRVTQIVPVEGSSYTMIIGRVVRFHIRCDLLRPDGTVDPLRLNPIARLSGDEYARLGEVFTLPRPGV; from the coding sequence ATGGATGTTGTCTCCTTTGTTCCCGAAGCCATGCCCCCGCGCGACGCCTATCGCCTGCTGATCAGCAGCGTCGTGCCGCGACCAATCGGCTGGGCATCGACCATCGGCGCCGACGGGTCGATCAATCTGGCGCCGTTTTCGTTCTTCAATGCCGTCGGTGGACCGATACCGTTTGTTATGATCTCGGTCAGCCGGCGCGCCGGTGCGACCAAGGATACGCTGCGCAACGTGACTGAAACCGGCGAAATGGTGCTGAACATCGTCAGTGAAGAACTGGCGCCGCAGATGAATATCACGTCGGGCGATTGGGCGTATGGCGAGAACGAGTTCGAGCGCGCCGGCCTTGCGCCGGCGCCATCGGTCGATGTGCGACCGCCGCGCGTTGCAGCGGCGCCGGTGGCGATGGAAGTGCGAGTCACCCAGATCGTGCCGGTCGAGGGCAGCAGTTACACCATGATTATCGGGCGTGTCGTGCGCTTCCATATTCGCTGCGACCTGCTGCGACCCGATGGCACGGTCGATCCGCTGCGGCTGAACCCGATAGCGCGGCTGAGTGGCGATGAATATGCCCGTCTCGGCGAGGTCTTCACCCTGCCGCGACCGGGAGTGTAA
- a CDS encoding GNAT family N-acetyltransferase, producing the protein MPFGPASIEDVPEHLARCMALARSHPRHGYDLAVVLRAEERVIGGCTQALLNDEPCHATFLYLFNRRYWGRGYATEAMRALFEYGFET; encoded by the coding sequence CTGCCGTTTGGTCCCGCCAGCATCGAAGACGTGCCGGAGCATCTGGCGCGCTGCATGGCGCTGGCGCGCAGCCATCCGCGTCATGGGTACGACCTGGCAGTGGTGCTGCGCGCCGAGGAGCGGGTCATTGGCGGTTGCACGCAGGCGCTGCTCAACGACGAACCGTGCCACGCCACGTTTCTCTATCTGTTCAACCGGCGCTACTGGGGGCGCGGCTATGCGACCGAAGCAATGCGCGCGCTGTTCGAGTACGGCTTCGAGACATGA
- a CDS encoding ParA family protein, which translates to MGLIIALAMQKGGVGKTTTALSLGVALAARERRVLLIDIDPQANLTQGLGVDPSQLEYSVYEVLLNPERGSVFATITTDDGVDLIPSSLLLAGAELELAGRVGRELLLRKALRTTRDAYDYILIDPPPSLGLFSLNALAAAQHVLVPLQLHAYALKAMPQLEQTIDLVREINPDLAIGGVLCTLADRRTNLSHEIERQVRERYGALVFQTVIPINVKLAEAPNAGMPIHRYAPGSVGAQAYNALADELELRLHHQR; encoded by the coding sequence ATGGGATTGATCATCGCGCTGGCAATGCAGAAGGGCGGAGTCGGGAAAACGACCACCGCGCTGAGTCTGGGGGTGGCGCTCGCTGCACGCGAGAGGCGGGTGCTGTTGATCGATATCGATCCACAGGCGAATCTGACGCAGGGGCTTGGCGTCGATCCATCGCAGCTGGAGTACAGCGTCTACGAGGTGCTGCTCAACCCGGAGCGCGGCAGCGTGTTTGCAACGATAACGACCGATGATGGCGTCGATCTGATCCCATCATCGCTGCTGCTGGCAGGCGCGGAACTCGAACTGGCCGGGCGCGTCGGGCGCGAATTGCTGCTGCGCAAAGCGTTGCGCACCACGCGCGACGCTTACGATTACATTCTGATCGATCCGCCCCCCTCGCTTGGTCTGTTTTCGCTCAATGCGCTCGCTGCTGCGCAGCATGTGCTCGTGCCGCTGCAACTGCACGCCTATGCGCTCAAAGCGATGCCGCAACTGGAACAGACCATCGATCTGGTGCGCGAGATCAACCCGGATCTTGCCATCGGTGGTGTGCTCTGCACGCTTGCCGACCGCCGCACCAACCTGAGCCACGAGATCGAGCGGCAGGTGCGCGAGCGGTATGGTGCGCTTGTGTTTCAGACGGTCATTCCGATCAATGTCAAACTTGCCGAAGCGCCGAACGCCGGCATGCCGATCCACCGGTATGCACCCGGCAGCGTTGGTGCGCAGGCGTACAACGCGCTGGCTGACGAACTTGAGTTGCGATTGCATCATCAGAGGTGA
- a CDS encoding FHA domain-containing protein yields the protein MRLRVYVGQTPDTARERIALREQALILARNARQSPTEGTCAIAFNIVAGADPPLAQIDLLILRATVVIVGALRSYAGPIDAPPGGVWRDRASGQPLLEADGAHPLHRLRRQRDAVQMSLNAAAPRLGLATAGSHPFKQVIGVLIGFPALPADSRISLDVDDHRDHLKVCSFDELPGVAAMSHSGVMLSDEVIHTIAVSLFGCRLWYDNHFLFELAPPRFQLSIHSSGSAPVLVPLYEGETIVGRRRSSEGTERRIPILNDDLVSSDHLHIICDDALNRVVIRDTSKNGTWLTPPDGPMEHVRDVERTIIVGTRLRLGMTDMILESI from the coding sequence ATGCGGCTGCGGGTCTATGTCGGACAGACGCCGGACACGGCGCGTGAACGGATTGCGCTGCGTGAACAAGCGCTGATCCTGGCGCGCAACGCGCGCCAGTCGCCGACAGAGGGAACATGCGCCATTGCGTTCAATATCGTTGCCGGCGCCGACCCGCCGCTGGCGCAGATCGACCTGCTGATCCTGCGGGCAACGGTGGTGATTGTCGGGGCGCTGCGCTCCTATGCGGGTCCCATCGACGCGCCGCCGGGAGGGGTCTGGCGGGATCGCGCCAGTGGTCAACCGCTCCTCGAAGCAGACGGCGCGCACCCGTTGCATCGGCTGCGCCGGCAGCGCGACGCGGTTCAGATGAGCCTCAACGCTGCTGCTCCACGGCTTGGTCTCGCAACTGCCGGGTCCCATCCGTTCAAGCAGGTGATCGGCGTGCTCATCGGTTTCCCGGCGCTCCCCGCCGATTCGCGTATTTCGCTCGATGTCGATGACCACCGCGATCATTTGAAGGTGTGCAGTTTCGACGAACTTCCCGGCGTTGCCGCCATGTCGCACAGCGGCGTGATGCTTTCGGACGAGGTGATCCACACCATCGCTGTCAGTCTGTTCGGCTGCCGGTTATGGTACGACAACCACTTTCTCTTCGAACTGGCGCCGCCGCGTTTTCAGTTGTCGATCCACTCATCGGGAAGCGCACCGGTGTTGGTTCCGCTCTACGAAGGGGAGACCATTGTAGGACGCAGGAGGTCGTCCGAGGGAACCGAGCGGCGTATCCCCATTCTCAACGATGATCTCGTTTCGAGCGACCATTTGCACATTATCTGCGACGACGCATTGAACCGTGTGGTCATCCGCGACACCAGCAAAAATGGCACGTGGCTGACGCCGCCTGACGGTCCGATGGAACATGTGCGTGACGTGGAACGCACCATTATAGTGGGCACGCGCCTGCGGCTGGGGATGACGGATATGATTCTGGAGTCGATATGA
- a CDS encoding serine carboxypeptidase, with protein MKRVLIIHPGEGDMVSPVTFLNQDVEVRRIGCGGDIARARALIAEYDGAVDAIGLDGMPAILRLGAAQVQHVIGADLPAVARVTPVVDGSGVRPELERWGIILAERAHPLIFNQKRVLFVPGVNHEGLAQALGRRTPALRFADPQIFFGLPDAPGVGSAQTLDQAAAPTLEALKEASFETLAGLVGAPHHPGSFVWADILAGNIAAIRRFAPERLDRKMVIVEAASDEDIADLRARGVETLITLMPSLSGKGEVARHSATTIEALLAALRPDPRAPLTEDTYLDLLANLDWAPAVVTLQPEAAGVNKFAFVIHPLSVRFIHDYPPFYWTRYIPDTIVEAAAAYVPPIYVGKITGGRSPTTGQRIEGYLISLGATPRQMMKHSPRFTYNLLNQAAHLAERLGARIMGLGAFTSVVGDAGITVANEADIAITSGNSLTVAATLETAKIAARMMGYKDLSRGRIMVIGATGSIGSACARLAAQATKDVVLVSIEPEKLIDLKRLIERETPGSRVVISTHANSLAGECDLIITATSAFGQRVLDVTECKPGAIICDVARPPDINPAEAALRPDVLVIESGEVLIPGDVEIGYDIGLPPRTVYACLAETSLLAMEGRFEDYTLGRNISPERVKEIYRLFRKHGYRLAPLRSFEEYITEEQIMHKRRLAEELRADPDLFARRKAEAKERLKSIPEMAKGVRAARRGKHSAAWGWAGVGAVALSLIALRRQARMP; from the coding sequence ATGAAACGAGTCCTCATCATTCACCCCGGTGAAGGCGATATGGTCTCGCCGGTCACCTTCCTGAACCAGGATGTCGAGGTGCGCCGCATTGGCTGCGGCGGTGACATCGCGCGCGCCCGCGCCCTGATCGCCGAATACGACGGTGCGGTCGATGCGATTGGATTGGATGGCATGCCTGCCATTCTGCGCCTGGGCGCCGCACAGGTGCAGCACGTCATCGGCGCCGATTTGCCCGCCGTGGCGCGGGTGACGCCGGTCGTCGACGGTAGCGGCGTGCGCCCGGAACTCGAACGCTGGGGCATCATCCTTGCCGAGCGCGCCCATCCGCTGATCTTCAACCAGAAGCGGGTGCTGTTCGTTCCCGGCGTCAACCATGAAGGATTGGCGCAGGCGCTGGGGCGGCGAACGCCAGCACTGCGCTTTGCCGATCCGCAGATCTTCTTTGGTCTGCCCGACGCGCCGGGCGTGGGGAGTGCGCAGACTCTCGATCAGGCGGCAGCGCCGACGCTCGAAGCACTCAAGGAGGCGTCGTTCGAGACGCTTGCCGGACTCGTCGGCGCACCGCACCATCCGGGCAGTTTTGTCTGGGCGGATATTCTGGCAGGGAACATCGCCGCTATCCGCCGGTTTGCGCCTGAACGACTGGATCGTAAGATGGTCATCGTCGAAGCCGCAAGCGACGAGGATATTGCCGATCTGCGCGCGCGCGGGGTCGAGACGTTGATAACGCTTATGCCGTCGCTCAGCGGCAAAGGCGAGGTGGCGCGTCACTCAGCCACAACCATCGAGGCGCTGCTGGCGGCGCTGCGCCCCGATCCACGGGCGCCGCTGACCGAGGACACCTACCTCGATCTCCTGGCGAACCTGGATTGGGCGCCGGCAGTCGTGACGCTGCAACCGGAAGCGGCTGGCGTCAACAAGTTTGCGTTTGTGATCCACCCGCTGAGCGTCCGATTCATTCACGATTACCCGCCATTCTACTGGACGCGCTACATTCCCGATACGATTGTCGAAGCCGCTGCCGCCTACGTCCCGCCGATCTATGTCGGCAAAATTACCGGCGGACGCTCGCCAACGACCGGGCAGCGCATCGAGGGATACCTGATTTCGCTTGGCGCAACGCCGCGCCAGATGATGAAGCATAGCCCGCGCTTCACCTACAATCTGCTCAACCAGGCGGCGCACCTCGCCGAACGGCTTGGCGCGCGCATCATGGGACTGGGCGCCTTTACGAGCGTCGTCGGCGATGCCGGGATAACGGTTGCCAATGAAGCGGACATCGCCATCACCAGCGGCAACAGCCTGACCGTCGCCGCAACCCTGGAGACCGCCAAGATTGCCGCGCGCATGATGGGCTATAAGGACTTGAGCCGTGGTCGAATCATGGTCATCGGCGCGACCGGCTCGATAGGGTCTGCCTGTGCGCGGCTGGCGGCGCAGGCGACAAAGGATGTCGTGCTGGTCTCGATTGAACCGGAGAAGTTGATCGACTTGAAGCGCCTGATCGAGCGCGAAACGCCAGGCTCGCGGGTCGTCATCTCGACCCATGCGAACAGTCTGGCGGGTGAGTGTGATCTGATCATCACGGCTACCTCTGCCTTTGGACAGCGGGTGCTGGATGTGACCGAGTGCAAGCCGGGCGCGATCATCTGTGATGTAGCGCGCCCGCCGGACATCAACCCGGCGGAAGCGGCGCTCCGCCCCGATGTGCTGGTGATCGAAAGCGGCGAGGTGCTGATCCCCGGCGATGTTGAGATCGGGTATGATATTGGGCTTCCGCCCAGGACGGTCTATGCCTGTCTGGCGGAAACGTCGCTGCTGGCGATGGAAGGGCGTTTTGAGGATTACACGCTGGGGCGCAACATCTCGCCTGAGCGGGTCAAGGAGATCTACCGTCTCTTCCGCAAGCACGGGTACCGGCTGGCGCCGCTGCGTTCTTTCGAGGAGTATATCACCGAAGAGCAGATCATGCACAAACGCAGACTGGCGGAGGAACTGCGCGCCGATCCCGACCTGTTCGCCCGGCGCAAGGCAGAAGCGAAAGAGCGCTTGAAGTCAATCCCGGAGATGGCGAAAGGGGTGCGCGCGGCGCGGCGCGGCAAACATTCCGCAGCCTGGGGATGGGCAGGCGTCGGCGCGGTGGCGTTGAGCCTGATTGCGCTACGACGTCAGGCGCGGATGCCATAA
- a CDS encoding EVE domain-containing protein, whose protein sequence is MSKRFWLLKTEPDCYAWSDLVRDGRTVWDGVANNVALKHLREMQPGDEALIYHTGDERRAVGRAEVISTPYPDPHQSDPRLIVVDVRPLAPLPRPVALADIKADPAFADFALVRQSRLSVVPVTEAQWQRLLAMAGVASSAE, encoded by the coding sequence ATGAGCAAACGTTTCTGGTTGCTGAAAACGGAGCCGGATTGCTACGCCTGGAGCGATCTGGTGCGCGATGGGCGGACGGTTTGGGACGGGGTGGCGAACAATGTCGCGCTCAAGCATCTGCGTGAGATGCAACCGGGGGACGAAGCGCTGATCTACCACACCGGCGACGAGCGACGCGCCGTTGGGCGGGCGGAAGTGATCAGCACGCCGTATCCCGACCCTCACCAGAGCGATCCACGTCTGATCGTCGTAGATGTGCGCCCGCTGGCGCCGTTGCCGCGCCCGGTAGCGCTGGCGGACATCAAAGCCGACCCGGCGTTCGCCGACTTTGCGCTGGTGCGCCAGTCGCGTCTTTCGGTTGTGCCGGTGACCGAGGCGCAGTGGCAGCGCCTGCTGGCGATGGCAGGCGTCGCCAGCAGTGCGGAGTGA
- a CDS encoding AAA family ATPase, whose protein sequence is MVPAQHARRLHRVMLALVAALVASIVLIGRHPIGAFAQTASSNPPSLTIAGTLGDPPQERILFISAATPISGAEVLVSDFVRVDNAATITDPIAIAPLPARVEAGRPLTLTLTVSFANARSGAYNGTIWLNYDADGIPSSLQIPVTITIKDPPGPPFVALISGVAVAALISTYLGGGRQRDDLAVRIERLAARVTSASGLPDSVRRALRQYLNRADAWVRMGKLAEAQHEYDQAEQMLTRWLGWLESWRALKTRIDQARAMLQPDAQGRPAYAAGIQRLLDEIEGSTPTVEDLNDVQNRLNEVIERINGFLHLVTRHKNLQKILDATALTPAEKGPYQAQIDHLGRQIDVLLPDDQIAYQEIDAAMTSLNSDLKTLLPKGAPESALLGGQSGQAAGPAALVIEDIAPQFARVAINLPPSEAAATLKSVAAGFPANLPWARIRLSGFRLAQFLILITLWGWTGYNELYIQNPTFGSDWLSNYFTLLAWGFTSEAARATLTTLSGRLGLPAEQ, encoded by the coding sequence ATGGTTCCTGCTCAGCATGCACGCCGGTTGCACAGGGTTATGCTTGCACTGGTTGCGGCGCTCGTTGCAAGCATTGTGCTGATCGGTCGGCACCCTATCGGCGCGTTCGCGCAAACGGCGTCGAGCAACCCGCCATCGCTGACGATCGCCGGAACGCTTGGCGATCCGCCGCAGGAACGGATTCTTTTCATCAGCGCCGCGACGCCGATTTCTGGTGCGGAGGTGTTGGTCTCTGATTTTGTGCGGGTAGACAATGCGGCGACGATCACCGATCCCATTGCGATCGCGCCGCTTCCGGCGCGTGTCGAGGCAGGCAGACCGCTGACGCTGACGCTGACGGTATCGTTCGCCAATGCGCGCAGCGGCGCATACAACGGCACGATCTGGCTGAACTACGACGCCGATGGCATTCCGTCGTCGCTCCAGATTCCGGTCACGATTACGATCAAGGATCCGCCGGGTCCGCCATTTGTGGCATTGATCAGCGGAGTGGCGGTTGCGGCGTTGATTTCCACCTATCTGGGCGGCGGGCGGCAGCGCGATGACCTTGCGGTGCGGATCGAACGCCTGGCAGCGCGGGTGACATCTGCGTCTGGATTGCCGGATTCGGTGCGCCGCGCGCTGCGCCAGTATCTCAATCGCGCAGATGCGTGGGTGCGGATGGGAAAACTCGCGGAAGCGCAGCACGAGTATGATCAGGCGGAGCAGATGCTCACCCGCTGGCTTGGCTGGCTGGAGTCGTGGCGCGCCTTGAAGACGCGGATCGACCAGGCGCGCGCGATGCTGCAACCCGATGCGCAGGGAAGACCGGCATACGCCGCTGGAATCCAGCGACTCCTCGATGAGATCGAAGGATCAACGCCGACTGTCGAGGATTTGAATGATGTGCAGAACCGCCTGAATGAGGTGATTGAGCGGATCAACGGTTTCCTGCACCTTGTTACTCGACATAAAAATCTTCAGAAAATTCTCGATGCCACGGCGCTGACGCCGGCGGAGAAGGGACCGTATCAGGCGCAGATCGATCACCTGGGGCGACAGATCGATGTGTTGCTGCCAGACGACCAGATCGCGTATCAGGAGATTGACGCCGCCATGACCAGCCTCAATAGCGACCTCAAGACGCTGCTGCCGAAAGGCGCGCCCGAGTCGGCGCTGCTTGGCGGCCAATCAGGGCAGGCAGCAGGACCGGCAGCGCTGGTTATCGAAGATATTGCGCCACAATTCGCTCGCGTGGCGATCAACCTCCCGCCTTCGGAAGCGGCAGCAACGCTGAAATCGGTCGCAGCCGGTTTCCCGGCAAACCTGCCATGGGCGCGTATCCGGCTCTCCGGCTTTCGCCTGGCGCAGTTCCTCATTCTGATCACGCTCTGGGGTTGGACGGGGTACAACGAGTTGTACATCCAGAACCCGACGTTTGGCAGCGACTGGCTCTCGAACTATTTCACTCTCCTCGCCTGGGGCTTCACCTCGGAAGCGGCGCGCGCCACGCTGACCACCCTCTCTGGACGGTTAGGACTACCGGCAGAGCAGTGA
- a CDS encoding c-type cytochrome: MQPLIRMTIGVALVLGALLLAANTLGRPPAAPASGPIAGDATRGQIVFERAGCSACHTTTTEFRVGTGMAGVLQPEGPVYPPGVNYGGLLPNGAPRTEENVAAFIRATNQGQIGIMPGRALSDQQMADLIAYLRTLTR; encoded by the coding sequence ATGCAACCATTGATTCGGATGACCATCGGAGTTGCCCTGGTGCTCGGCGCGCTGCTGCTGGCGGCGAATACGCTCGGCAGACCTCCCGCCGCGCCCGCGAGCGGACCGATTGCCGGTGATGCAACGCGCGGGCAGATTGTCTTCGAGCGCGCCGGGTGCAGCGCCTGCCATACGACGACCACCGAATTTCGGGTTGGAACGGGGATGGCAGGCGTGCTGCAACCGGAAGGACCGGTCTATCCGCCGGGGGTGAACTATGGCGGTTTGCTGCCCAACGGCGCGCCGCGCACTGAAGAGAACGTCGCCGCCTTCATTCGCGCGACCAACCAGGGACAGATCGGCATCATGCCCGGACGCGCCCTGAGTGACCAGCAGATGGCTGATTTAATCGCCTATCTGCGCACGCTGACGCGCTAA
- a CDS encoding alpha/beta fold hydrolase: MSAEHPSDKQLPIRRGQGLRLSVTSHDADIPTPEASDETLRRGQGLRLSTHDSPAAPSTLLRELIGAPQVVELSHGPLAYRAAGHGPPLILLHGWAASSRYWLITLAALSADFRVYALDLPGFGDSPALPEPGTVARQAQTVLEFADALGLATFDINGHSYGGAVAVALAAAQPQRVRRLVITALGVIGDEFERLIFATARAPLDLTLRLGYPWLNLIAPWVELWRPFATALLCIPPLPQMIAARFIENGLREKWMLQEGIVDLTKMDLRAHLMAMASVGDPQVFDAFRAAPQPTLLIGGVGDKIMPPEALRAAAQTMRQARLAFIEQCGHIPMIEQPEAYHAALRSFLVEG; encoded by the coding sequence ATGAGCGCCGAGCATCCCTCCGATAAGCAGCTGCCCATCCGCCGGGGGCAGGGACTGCGCCTGTCAGTCACATCACACGATGCCGATATTCCAACGCCTGAAGCAAGCGACGAAACGTTGCGCCGGGGGCAGGGGCTGCGTCTTTCGACTCACGACTCGCCCGCTGCTCCTTCCACGCTGCTGCGTGAACTGATCGGCGCACCGCAGGTTGTCGAACTGTCGCACGGTCCGCTGGCATACCGCGCTGCCGGGCATGGTCCGCCGCTCATCCTGCTCCACGGCTGGGCGGCGTCATCGCGCTACTGGCTGATTACTCTGGCGGCATTGTCCGCCGATTTTCGCGTCTATGCGCTCGACCTTCCGGGTTTTGGCGATTCGCCGGCATTGCCCGAGCCGGGAACCGTGGCGCGGCAGGCGCAGACGGTCCTTGAGTTTGCCGATGCGCTCGGGCTGGCGACGTTCGACATCAACGGTCATTCATACGGCGGGGCCGTAGCAGTCGCGCTGGCGGCTGCTCAACCACAACGGGTCAGGCGCCTGGTGATCACTGCGCTGGGGGTGATTGGGGACGAATTCGAGCGACTGATCTTCGCCACTGCCCGCGCGCCGCTTGACCTGACGTTGCGCCTGGGGTATCCCTGGCTCAACCTGATTGCACCGTGGGTTGAACTCTGGCGACCATTTGCAACGGCGCTCTTGTGCATTCCGCCGCTGCCGCAGATGATTGCGGCGCGCTTCATCGAGAACGGACTGCGCGAGAAGTGGATGCTCCAGGAAGGGATCGTCGATCTGACGAAGATGGACCTGCGGGCGCATCTGATGGCCATGGCAAGCGTCGGCGATCCGCAGGTGTTCGATGCATTCCGTGCTGCGCCGCAGCCGACGCTGCTGATTGGCGGTGTTGGCGATAAAATTATGCCACCGGAGGCGCTCCGGGCAGCAGCACAGACCATGCGCCAGGCGCGCCTGGCATTCATCGAGCAGTGTGGCCACATTCCGATGATCGAACAGCCGGAGGCGTACCATGCCGCACTGCGGTCGTTCCTGGTCGAAGGGTGA